One Epinephelus moara isolate mb chromosome 20, YSFRI_EMoa_1.0, whole genome shotgun sequence genomic window carries:
- the ccdc34 gene encoding coiled-coil domain-containing protein 34, with protein sequence MSAGRMPNCPASATKGFSSTPVKSTQGKDTHTSKGLDDDVLSDDEDTFSLLSPIYHDSYDSEEELEHSPAQQTSPRHSDSSRLSVSPVRCELPRTPSMQMMNAAVEPAGSPTLSAWEMWLVNKAKEDRFKLEKQAEEERLRKEKQEQEEKEQEQKKIVMEEKIQEWLKMKRQQEKHEQLLKLSKKEEETQRQREKQREIEQKAQQKYKDWLQKKNQEKIEMEKKAKEEATLKEEQEKERRRRAEEKFKEWVAKANEKSKASPKSPSYPKSPYDKSYPSPSFYNPVPWKPIHVPPPETSQNKASVKKHQKQRKSQQSPGTIFRLRNSASAAQFLQRR encoded by the exons ATGTCTGCAGGGAGGATGCCCAACTGTCCTGCCTCTGCGACCAAGGGCTTTAGCTCGACCCCTGTCAAAAGTACTCAGGGGAAAGACACCCACACATCAAAGGGGTTGGACGACGACGTCCTATCCGACGACGAAGACACATTCTCTCTGCTGTCTCCCATCTATCATGACAGTTATGATagtgaggaggagctggagcacAGCCCAGCTCAGCAGACTTCACCCAGGCACAGCGACAGCTCCAGACTCAGCGTTTCACCAGTCAG atgTGAGCTACCAAGAACACCTTCAATGCAGATGATGAATGCAGCTGTGGAGCCTGCAGGCTCACCGACTCTCAGTGCATGGGAAATGTGGCTGGTGAACAAAGCTAAAGAAGACCGTTTCAAATTGGAAAAACAAGCAGAGGAG GAGCGGTTACGGAaggaaaaacaagaacaagaagaaaaGGAGCAGGAACAGAAAAAGATTGTCATGGAAGAGAAAATCCAAGAATGGCTAAAGATGAAAAGACAACAG GAGAAGCATGAGCAACTACTAAAACTGAGCAAAAAGGAAGAGGAGACACAGAGGCAGCGggagaaacaaagagagatTGAACAGAAAGCTCAACAGAAGTACAAAGACTGGCTGCAGAAGAAGAACCAGGAAAAAATAGAAATGGAAAAGAAGGCAAAA GAGGAAGCTACTCTgaaagaggagcaggagaaaGAGCGCCGCAGGAGGGCGGAGGAGAAGTTTAAGGAGTGGGTGGcaaaagcaaatgaaaaaagCAAAGCAAGTCCAAAATCACCCTCCTACCCCAAAA GTCCCTACGACAAATCCTACCCATCACCCAGCTTCTACAATCCAGTCCCCTGGAAACCGATTCACGTCCCTCCTCCAGAAACATCACAGAACAAGGCATCTGTCAAGAAacatcaaaaacaaagaaaaagccaaCAAAGCCCCGGCACCATTTTTAGACTGAGAAACTCTGCCAGTGCAGCACAGTTCCTGCAGAGGAGATGA